A window of Amycolatopsis australiensis contains these coding sequences:
- a CDS encoding toxin-antitoxin system HicB family antitoxin, protein MDLTPYIATLREDLANTAAAGDEHTRRAAALLSSAIEPAVRLTLMSALADLAAEVTAALPGQVVDVRLDGRDVRVVVTGTADEAPPRETLRDTTPPPPVDGGDITRITLRLVEQIKGQAERAAAAQGVSLNTFVSQAVQGALGHGSPGAGPKHHGKGDRSGSRLHGWVEG, encoded by the coding sequence ATGGATTTGACGCCGTACATCGCCACCTTGCGCGAGGACCTCGCGAACACGGCCGCGGCCGGGGACGAGCACACGCGGCGCGCGGCCGCGCTGCTGTCCTCGGCGATCGAACCCGCCGTCCGGCTGACGCTGATGAGCGCGCTCGCCGACCTCGCCGCCGAGGTCACGGCCGCCCTGCCGGGGCAGGTGGTCGACGTGCGGCTGGACGGCCGGGACGTCCGCGTGGTCGTCACCGGCACCGCCGACGAGGCGCCGCCGCGCGAGACACTACGTGACACCACACCGCCACCACCCGTCGACGGCGGTGACATCACGCGCATCACCCTGCGGCTGGTCGAGCAGATCAAGGGCCAGGCCGAACGCGCGGCGGCGGCCCAGGGCGTGTCGCTGAACACGTTCGTCTCCCAGGCCGTGCAGGGGGCGCTGGGACACGGCTCGCCGGGCGCGGGCCCGAAGCACCACGGCAAGGGCGACCGATCCGGGTCGCGCCTGCACGGCTGGGTCGAAGGCTGA
- the thyX gene encoding FAD-dependent thymidylate synthase gives MARTVSPRVQLIAKTEFFPPEDVPWSTDADGGEALAEFAGRACYQSWKKPNPATATNAGYLQHIIDVGHLSVLEHGSVTFYITGISRSLTHELIRHRHFSYSQLSQRYVPERDAEFVEPEVIANDPVLHEKFLAAAQASVDAYTELLAGLEEKFADVPSATLRRKQARQAARAVLPNATETRVVVTGNYRAWRHFVGMRATEHADVEIRGLAVECLRQLQKAAANVFADFTISTLPDGTEIATSPKVFEG, from the coding sequence GTGGCCCGAACCGTGTCACCGAGGGTGCAGCTGATCGCGAAGACCGAGTTCTTCCCGCCCGAGGACGTGCCGTGGTCGACCGACGCGGACGGCGGCGAAGCGCTCGCCGAATTCGCCGGCCGCGCCTGCTACCAGTCGTGGAAGAAGCCGAACCCGGCCACCGCGACCAACGCCGGCTACCTCCAGCACATCATCGACGTCGGCCACCTTTCGGTGCTCGAACACGGGTCGGTGACCTTCTACATCACCGGGATCTCCCGGTCGCTGACCCACGAGCTGATCCGGCACCGGCACTTCTCGTACTCGCAGCTGTCCCAGCGGTACGTGCCCGAGCGCGACGCCGAGTTCGTCGAGCCCGAGGTCATCGCGAACGACCCCGTGCTGCACGAGAAGTTCCTCGCCGCGGCCCAGGCGAGCGTCGACGCCTACACCGAGCTGCTGGCCGGCCTGGAGGAGAAGTTCGCCGACGTCCCGAGCGCGACCCTGCGCCGCAAGCAGGCCCGCCAGGCCGCGCGCGCGGTGCTGCCGAACGCGACCGAGACCCGCGTCGTCGTCACCGGCAACTACCGGGCCTGGCGGCACTTCGTCGGGATGCGCGCCACCGAGCACGCCGACGTGGAGATCCGCGGGCTGGCCGTGGAGTGCCTGCGGCAGCTGCAGAAGGCCGCGGCGAACGTGTTCGCCGACTTCACCATCTCGACGCTGCCGGACGGCACCGAGATCGCCACGAGCCCGAAGGTGTTCGAAGGCTGA
- a CDS encoding serine/threonine-protein kinase, which yields MTDEQTRPYPPQAPAMPGQRVVAGRYLLLGELGRGGMGVVWRAQDQVIGRQVAVKELRLPDAESAAVFSERALREVRTGGRLNDPAIVTVYDVVTDGGTTFIVMELVEAPSLAELVRRHGPMPAAQAAQVGERVLAALQAAHAAGIVHRDVKPANILVAPDGRVKLTDFGIAHAVDDPRLTTSGMIVGSPAFMAPERVEGREALPASDLWSLGATLFFAVEGTIPFERATTPATLHAIMTEIPYPTRAQGPIAAAILGLLVANPDARLTAAQAQNLLATAQGMRPTPPQGTAMLSAPAPERKNHRAWWLSAAAVLVIGALVGGFFAGKAYETPAADKQKQPTMTYGVGGQLRTDIGGYYRCFNAPVQDGSIISEDDNKIECGKSHTLEVYEIGNLISVENWNSDDAKVAAYPGLPAVTASAEAACATAFRSSIVPEANRADLTYRALVPTQAEWDRVPSKSSEEPTREFYCVLARADGGPLTAPIVTKVK from the coding sequence GTGACCGACGAACAGACCCGCCCCTATCCGCCGCAGGCGCCCGCCATGCCCGGCCAGCGGGTGGTCGCGGGCCGGTACCTGCTGCTCGGCGAGCTCGGCCGCGGGGGCATGGGCGTCGTCTGGCGGGCCCAGGACCAGGTCATCGGGCGGCAGGTCGCCGTCAAGGAGCTGCGGCTGCCCGACGCCGAGTCCGCCGCCGTCTTCTCCGAACGCGCGCTGCGGGAGGTGCGCACCGGCGGGCGGCTCAACGATCCGGCGATCGTCACCGTCTACGACGTCGTGACCGACGGTGGCACCACCTTCATCGTCATGGAGCTGGTCGAAGCGCCCAGCCTCGCCGAGCTCGTGCGCCGGCACGGGCCGATGCCCGCCGCGCAGGCCGCGCAGGTGGGGGAGCGGGTGCTCGCCGCGCTGCAGGCCGCGCACGCCGCCGGGATCGTGCACCGCGACGTCAAGCCGGCCAACATCCTCGTGGCGCCGGACGGCCGCGTGAAGCTCACCGACTTCGGCATCGCCCACGCCGTCGACGACCCGCGCCTGACCACCAGCGGCATGATCGTCGGCTCGCCCGCGTTCATGGCGCCCGAACGCGTCGAAGGCCGCGAAGCGCTGCCGGCGTCCGACCTGTGGTCGCTCGGGGCGACGCTGTTCTTCGCCGTCGAAGGCACGATCCCGTTCGAGCGCGCGACCACGCCCGCGACCCTGCACGCGATCATGACCGAGATCCCGTACCCGACCCGCGCCCAGGGCCCGATCGCCGCGGCGATCCTCGGCCTGCTCGTCGCCAACCCGGACGCCCGGCTCACCGCCGCGCAGGCGCAGAACCTCCTGGCCACCGCGCAGGGCATGCGGCCCACCCCGCCGCAGGGGACAGCGATGCTGAGCGCCCCGGCGCCCGAGCGGAAGAATCACCGCGCGTGGTGGCTTTCGGCCGCCGCGGTGCTCGTGATCGGCGCGCTCGTCGGCGGGTTCTTCGCCGGGAAGGCCTACGAGACGCCCGCGGCCGACAAGCAGAAGCAGCCGACCATGACCTACGGCGTGGGCGGGCAGCTGCGCACGGACATCGGCGGCTACTACCGGTGCTTCAACGCCCCGGTCCAGGACGGCTCGATCATCAGCGAAGACGACAACAAGATCGAGTGCGGCAAGAGCCACACGCTCGAGGTCTACGAGATCGGGAACCTCATCTCGGTCGAGAACTGGAACTCCGACGACGCCAAGGTGGCCGCCTACCCGGGGCTGCCGGCCGTGACGGCGAGCGCCGAGGCGGCGTGCGCGACCGCGTTCCGGTCCTCGATCGTCCCGGAGGCCAACCGCGCGGACCTCACCTACCGCGCGCTGGTGCCCACCCAGGCGGAGTGGGACCGCGTGCCGTCGAAGAGCAGTGAGGAGCCCACCCGCGAGTTCTACTGCGTCCTGGCCCGCGCCGACGGCGGCCCGCTCACCGCCCCGATCGTGACCAAGGTCAAGTAG
- the dapA gene encoding 4-hydroxy-tetrahydrodipicolinate synthase gives MSNPPTAAPGRPFGRVLTAMATPFDADGALDLKRAQELAEHLVELGNDGLVINGTTGESPTTSDTEKQELIRAVVEAVGDRATVVAGAGTNNTAHSIEQAKQAEAAGAHGLLVVTPYYSRPSQAGLYAHFTAVADSTGLPVLLYDIPPRSVVPIEVDTLLRLAEHPRIVAVKDAKGDLIAGSEVIANTHLAYYSGDDGLNLPWISVGGVGVVSVIGHVVAGRIRAMIDAYENGDTSTARTNHRGMLPVLRAMSRVGGVAFSKAALRLRGFDIGDPRLPIVAPSAEQTAAIAADLAQGGVPLGDTAAQDWHGERVAQADSRAAYVAPTSHTSVGTLPR, from the coding sequence ATGTCCAACCCACCTACCGCAGCGCCCGGGCGGCCCTTCGGGCGCGTGCTCACCGCGATGGCCACGCCCTTCGACGCCGACGGCGCGCTGGACCTGAAGCGGGCGCAGGAGCTCGCCGAGCACCTCGTGGAGCTGGGGAACGACGGTCTCGTCATCAACGGCACCACCGGCGAGAGCCCGACCACGAGCGACACGGAGAAGCAGGAGCTGATCCGCGCGGTGGTCGAGGCCGTCGGCGACCGCGCGACCGTCGTGGCCGGCGCGGGCACCAACAACACCGCGCACAGCATCGAGCAGGCGAAGCAGGCCGAAGCGGCCGGCGCGCACGGCCTCCTGGTCGTCACCCCGTACTACTCGCGGCCCAGCCAGGCCGGGCTGTACGCGCACTTCACGGCCGTCGCCGACAGCACCGGCCTGCCGGTGCTGCTCTACGACATCCCGCCGCGCTCGGTCGTGCCGATCGAGGTCGACACGCTGCTGCGGCTGGCCGAGCACCCGCGGATCGTCGCGGTCAAGGACGCCAAGGGCGACCTGATCGCCGGTTCCGAGGTCATCGCCAACACCCACCTGGCCTACTACTCGGGCGACGACGGCCTCAACCTGCCGTGGATCTCCGTCGGCGGCGTCGGCGTGGTCAGTGTGATCGGTCACGTCGTCGCGGGCCGGATCCGCGCGATGATCGACGCCTACGAAAACGGCGACACGTCGACCGCGCGCACCAACCACCGCGGCATGCTGCCGGTGCTGCGCGCGATGTCGCGGGTCGGCGGGGTCGCGTTCAGCAAGGCGGCGCTGCGGCTGCGCGGCTTCGACATCGGCGACCCGCGGCTGCCGATCGTGGCGCCGAGCGCCGAGCAGACGGCCGCGATCGCCGCCGATCTCGCCCAGGGCGGCGTGCCGCTGGGCGACACGGCGGCCCAGGACTGGCATGGTGAGCGGGTGGCACAAGCAGACTCGCGAGCGGCCTACGTCGCGCCGACCTCGCACACCAGCGTTGGGACCCTGCCTCGGTGA
- a CDS encoding ACT domain-containing protein, with protein sequence MKRLAIDVRPGEYAVVRLPADAPVPGGLLDPGEAAFVSVTRTPGELSVICPAERAPQGGTAEDGWRLLSVRGPLEFTLTGIIAALASELAAAGVALFSMSTFDTDHILVRATDLDHAVKALRESGHEVAHP encoded by the coding sequence ATGAAACGCCTCGCGATCGACGTCCGGCCCGGTGAGTACGCCGTCGTCCGGCTGCCCGCGGACGCCCCGGTGCCCGGCGGGCTGCTCGACCCGGGCGAAGCCGCGTTCGTCTCGGTGACCCGGACGCCCGGGGAGCTGTCGGTGATCTGCCCGGCCGAGCGGGCCCCGCAGGGCGGCACGGCCGAGGACGGCTGGCGGCTGCTGTCGGTCCGCGGCCCGCTGGAGTTCACGCTGACGGGCATCATCGCCGCGCTGGCGTCCGAGCTGGCCGCGGCCGGGGTGGCGCTGTTCTCGATGTCCACTTTCGACACCGACCACATCCTGGTGCGCGCGACCGACCTCGACCACGCCGTGAAGGCGCTGCGCGAGTCCGGTCACGAAGTCGCGCACCCCTGA
- a CDS encoding Nramp family divalent metal transporter, translating to MAVTEAVRPRLASRLRTGSALLGPAFVAAIAYVDPGNVASNVSAGARYGYLLVWVILAANLMAVLVQYLSAKLGLVSGMSLPEALRARLSRPARLAYWLQAEVVAIATDLAEVVGGAIALNLLFDLPLVAGGLITGAVSLTLLAVQDRGGQRTFERVVTGLLAVIAIGFLASLFVEPPSVPDTLGGLVPRFDGTGSVLIAAAMLGATVMPHAVYLHSGLVRDRHGRPDGTRRRRLLRATRADVGLAMLLAGAVNLGMLLLAATNLQGQAGVDSIEGAHHAVAQALGPGVALMFAIGLLASGLASTSVGAYAGAMIMQGLLHKRIPLVLRRLVTLTPAIVVLALGADPSTALVVSQVVLSFGIPFALVPLIRLTADRTLMGADANRRLTTVAAWAVAAVIITLNVVLICLTFTG from the coding sequence ATGGCGGTCACCGAGGCGGTCCGGCCGAGGCTGGCCTCGCGCCTGCGCACGGGCTCGGCCCTGCTCGGGCCCGCGTTCGTCGCGGCGATCGCGTACGTCGACCCGGGCAACGTCGCCTCCAACGTCAGCGCCGGCGCCCGCTACGGCTACCTGCTCGTCTGGGTGATCCTCGCGGCGAACCTGATGGCCGTGCTGGTGCAGTACCTCTCGGCGAAGCTCGGCCTGGTCAGCGGGATGTCGCTGCCCGAAGCCCTGCGCGCCCGGCTGTCGCGGCCCGCGCGGCTGGCCTACTGGCTGCAGGCCGAGGTCGTCGCCATCGCCACCGACCTGGCCGAGGTCGTCGGCGGGGCCATCGCGCTGAACCTGCTGTTCGACCTGCCGCTCGTCGCCGGCGGCCTGATCACCGGCGCCGTCTCGCTGACGCTGCTGGCCGTCCAGGACCGCGGGGGCCAGCGGACGTTCGAACGGGTCGTCACCGGGCTGCTGGCCGTGATCGCCATCGGGTTCCTGGCCAGCCTGTTCGTCGAGCCGCCTTCGGTGCCGGACACGCTCGGCGGGCTCGTGCCCCGGTTCGACGGCACCGGCAGCGTCCTCATCGCCGCGGCCATGCTGGGCGCGACGGTGATGCCACACGCGGTCTACCTGCACTCCGGCCTGGTCCGCGACCGCCACGGCCGCCCGGACGGCACCCGCCGCCGTCGCCTGCTGCGCGCCACCCGCGCGGACGTCGGCCTGGCGATGCTCCTGGCCGGCGCGGTCAACCTGGGCATGCTCCTGCTGGCCGCGACGAACCTGCAGGGCCAGGCCGGCGTCGACAGCATCGAGGGCGCCCACCATGCGGTCGCGCAGGCTCTCGGCCCCGGCGTCGCGCTGATGTTCGCCATCGGCCTCCTGGCGTCGGGCCTGGCCTCGACGTCGGTGGGTGCGTACGCGGGCGCGATGATCATGCAGGGCCTGCTGCACAAGCGGATCCCGCTGGTCCTGCGCCGGCTGGTCACGCTGACCCCGGCGATCGTGGTGCTGGCGCTGGGCGCCGACCCGAGCACGGCGCTGGTGGTCTCCCAGGTGGTGCTGTCGTTCGGCATCCCGTTCGCGCTGGTGCCGCTGATCCGCCTGACCGCGGACCGGACCCTGATGGGCGCGGACGCGAACCGCCGCCTGACGACGGTCGCGGCGTGGGCGGTCGCGGCCGTCATCATCACGCTGAACGTCGTGCTGATCTGTCTCACCTTCACCGGCTGA